The sequence below is a genomic window from Halosolutus gelatinilyticus.
TGCTGGCGTACACGGTGTACCTCGCGGTCGTGGAGTACGTCAATTTCCTGCAGGGAACGTTCTTCTGATTCGGTAGTTCAACCGAATCGAACCGTCACCTCCCGCCCGATCGGAACGAGGCGGGATCACCCCCGATTCTCGTCGGTCGCTGCGACGGAGCGAGCGGCGGCGACCGTCGGGGACGTCCGTCTCGGCGGAGTCGCTCGCTTTCGCACTCCGCCTCTCGAAACCGTTCTTACCGTCCGTCGGCGGGCTCTCGATCGGCGTCCCAGATCGGCGGCAGCAACTCGAACCGGCTGGCGAAGAGCAGCCCCGAGCCGATCGCCAGCGGCGCGAGAACCGTCGCGGCGAACGCCGGGCCGTCGGGAGCGAAGACGAGCCCGATGGCGGCGCCGACCCAGGCGAGCCAGGCCAGCGCTTCCCACGGCCGCCCCTCGTAGAGCCGCCGGACGGTGATCGAGAGGAGGAAACCGCCGAGTGCGGCCGATAGAACCGTCGGTTCGGCGAGAAGCGAGAGGGCGACGATCGCCGCGAAGCCGACGATCGCGACCCCGTCCTGTCGGTCGAGATTCACGGCGGGACCTGGGCGGGGCTGCCAAAAACGCGTATCGGTTTCGGCGCCGACGAGCGGCCGGTCGACGCTCGCCGATCCGCTCAGTCGTCGCCGGCGATCGGCACGCTCGCGCGCACCTCGAGGCGATCGAGGTCACCGATGAAGGAGGCGAGCATCTCGCGGCTGACGTGGGGCATGCAGACGATCCGAAGCTCGCCCGACCCCGTTCGCGAGATCCGCCACCCCCTCGCCCGGAGCGCGTCGAAGGTCGATCGCGGCACGTCGGCCGCAACGAGCGGCAGCGCCGGATCGACGACCTCGTAGCCGCGTTTCTCCAGGGCATCGGCCAGCCACTCGGCGTTATTCCGCGATCGGACGTACTGGCTGCGGTAGCCCGCGGGCCACAGCTCCTCCATCGCGGCGACGGCGCTGGCGACGCCCGCACCCGACCGCGTCCCGGTGAGCGTCGCCTGGGAGGTCGACTCGAGGTACGGCGTGGAAACCGCGAGTTCGTCGAGCAACCCGGCGGAGCGGACGAGCAGTCCGCCGGCCGGCACCGCGGCCTGTCCCATCTTGTGCGGATCGATCGCCATGGTGTCGACGGGCGCGTGCGCGAAGTTCCACTCGTAGTCCGTGAAGGGCAGGACGAACCCGCCCCAGGCGGCGTCGACGTGGAACATGGCGTCGACCTCCCGGGCGATCGATCCGAGTTCGGGAATCGGATCGACGCGGCCGTACTCGGTGGTGCCGGCGACGCCGATCACCAGCGCCGTCTCCTCGTCGACGCAGGCGC
It includes:
- the mfnA gene encoding tyrosine decarboxylase MfnA — translated: MQAEPQSFDRVLSSMCTEPHPVARDAAERFLATNPGDPGTYPAVAALEDDAIAMLGEIADLDEPAGYVASGGTEANIQAVRIARERCEADTPNVVMPESGHFSFRKAADVLGVELRIVPTDDDYRVDLDAVRACVDEETALVIGVAGTTEYGRVDPIPELGSIAREVDAMFHVDAAWGGFVLPFTDYEWNFAHAPVDTMAIDPHKMGQAAVPAGGLLVRSAGLLDELAVSTPYLESTSQATLTGTRSGAGVASAVAAMEELWPAGYRSQYVRSRNNAEWLADALEKRGYEVVDPALPLVAADVPRSTFDALRARGWRISRTGSGELRIVCMPHVSREMLASFIGDLDRLEVRASVPIAGDD